One Aegilops tauschii subsp. strangulata cultivar AL8/78 chromosome 7, Aet v6.0, whole genome shotgun sequence genomic window carries:
- the LOC109752288 gene encoding tubulin beta-1 chain: protein MREILHIQGGQCGNQIGAKFWEVICDEHGIDQTGKYAGDSDLQLERINVYYNEASGGRYVPRAVLMDLEPGTMDSLRSGPYGQIFRPDNFVFGQSGAGNNWAKGHYTEGAELIDSVLDVVRKEAENCDCLQGFQVCHSLGGGTGSGMGTLLISKIREEYPDRMMMTFSVFPSPKVSDTVVEPYNATLSVHQLVENADECMVLDNEALYDICFRTLKLTTPTFGDLNHLISATMSGVTCCLRFPGQLNSDLRKLAVNLIPFPRLHFFMVGFAPLTSRGSQMYRALTVPELTQQMWDSKNMMCAADPRHGRYLTASAMFRGKMSTKEVDEQMLNVQNKNSSYFVEWIPNNVKSSVCDIPPTGLKMSSTFVGNSTSIQEMFRRVSEQFTAMFRRKAFLHWYTGEGMDEMEFTEAESNMNDLVAEYQQYQDATVEEEEDYEDEQEDEEAA from the exons ATGAGGGAGATCCTCCACATCCAGGGCGGCCAGTGCGGCAACCAGATCGGGGCCAAGTTCTGGGAGGTGATCTGCGACGAGCACGGCATCGACCAGACGGGCAAGTACGCGGGCGACTCCGACCTCCAGCTCGAGCGGATCAACGTCTACTACAACGAGGCCAGCGGCGGCCGCTACGTGCCCCGCGCCGTGCTCATGGACCTCGAGCCCGGCACCATGGACTCGCTCCGCTCCGGGCCCTACGGCCAGATCTTCCGCCCCGACAACTTCGTCTTCGGCCAGTCCGGCGCCGGCAACAACTGGGCCAAGGGCCACTACACCGAGGGCGCCGAGCTCATCGACTCCGTCCTCGACGTCGTCCGCAAGGAGGCCGAGAACTGCGACTGCCTCCAGG GATTTCAGGTCTGCCACTCGCTGGGAGGAGGCACTGGCTCCGGAATGGGCACCCTGCTCATCTCCAAGATCAGGGAGGAGTACCCGGACCGGATGATGATGACATTCTCGGTGTTCCCATCGCCCAAGGTGTCTGATACTGTTGTGGAGCCATACAATGCTACGCTCTCTGTGCACCAGCTTGTTGAGAATGCGGATGAGTGCATGGTTCTTGACAACGAGGCTCTCTACGACATCTGCTTCCGGACGCTCAAGCTTACCACACCCACCT TCGGTGATCTGAACCACCTTATCTCTGCAACTATGAGTGGTGTTACCTGCTGTCTCCGCTTCCCTGGACAGCTCAATTCAGACCTCCGGAAGCTTGCTGTGAACCTGATCCCGTTCCCAAGGCTGCACTTCTTCATGGTTGGATTTGCTCCGCTAACCTCGCGGGGTTCACAGATGTACCGTGCCCTCACTGTGCCCGAGCTCACCCAGCAGATGTGGGACTCCAAGAACATGATGTGCGCTGCCGACCCAAGGCATGGTCGCTACCTCACTGCCTCAGCCATGTTCCGTGGGAAGATGAGCACCAAGGAGGTGGATGAGCAGATGCTGAACGTGCAGAACAAGAACTCGTCCTACTTCGTCGAGTGGATCCCCAACAACGTCAAGTCGAGCGTGTGTGACATCCCGCCCACTGGCCTGAAGATGTCTTCCACGTTCGTCGGCAACTCCACATCGATCCAGGAGATGTTCCGCCGTGTGAGCGAGCAGTTCACCGCCATGTTCAGGAGGAAGGCCTTCTTGCACTGGTACACGGGCGAGGGCATGGACGAGATGGAGTTCACCGAGGCCGAGAGCAACATGAACGACCTGGTGGCGGAGTACCAGCAATACCAGGATGCGACGGTCGAGGAGGAAGAGGACTATGAGGATGAGCAGGAGGATGAGGAGGCTGCCTAA
- the LOC109752290 gene encoding dolichyl-diphosphooligosaccharide--protein glycosyltransferase subunit DAD1-like produces the protein MPKDAGDAKLLFQSLNKAYAATPTNLKIIDLYVVFAMATALVQVAYMGVVGSFPFNSFLSSVLSCIGSAVLAVCLRIQVNKDNKEFKDLPPERAFADFVLCNLVLHLVIMNFLG, from the exons ATGCCGAAGGATGCGGGGGATGCCAAGCTCCTGTTCCAGTCCCTGAACAAGGCCTACGCCGCCACGCCCACGAATCTCAAG ATCATTGACCTGTATGTGGTTTTCGCCATGGCGACTGCCCTTGTTCAG GTTGCTTACATGGGAGTAGTTGGGTCATTTCCCTTCAACTCGTTCCTCTCAAGTGTCCTGTCATGCATAGGAAGTGCAGTTCTTGCTG TGTGTCTCCGTATTCAAGTCAACAAGGACAACAAGGAATTCAAG GATCTTCCTCCAGAAAGGGCCTTTGCAGATTTTGTCCTGTGCAATCTGGTGCTCCACCTGGTGATCATGAACTTCCTCGGATAA